One window of Camelina sativa cultivar DH55 chromosome 4, Cs, whole genome shotgun sequence genomic DNA carries:
- the LOC104780667 gene encoding cytochrome P450 94B3-like, translating to MAFLLSFMILAFIIIIIIFYLSSSPTKKAQETTTYGPPSYPLIGSILSFNKNRLRLLQWYTELLRISPSQTILVPLLGNRRTIVTANPENVEYILKTNFFNFPKGKPFTDLLGDLLGGGIFNVDGHSWSSQRKLASHEFSTRSLRSFAFEVLKDEVENRLVPVLSAAADVGTTVDLQDVLKRFAFDVVCKVSLGWDPDCLDLTRAVNPLVEAFDTAAEISARRATEPVYAVWKVKRVLNVGSERRLKEAIKTVHVLVSQIVRAKKKSLEIGTGEEAKQDLLSRFLAAGHDGEAVRDMVISFIMAGRDTTSAAMTWLFWLLTENDDVERKILEEVDPLVSLGLGFEDLKEMNYTKACLCEAMRLYPPVSWDSKHAANDDVLPDGTRLKKGDKVTYFPYGMGRMETLWEKDSEEFKPNRWFDYEPGSTQPVLKPVSPYKFPVFQAGPRVCVGKEMAFMQMKYVVGSVLSRFEIVPVNKDRPVFVPLLTAHMAGGLKVKIKRRSHILNSV from the coding sequence ATGGCATTTCTTCTAAGTTTTATGATACTAGCgtttattattataatcataatctTCTATTTATCTTCATCTCCAACTAAAAAAGCTCAAGAAACCACCACTTATGGACCACCATCGTATCCACTCATTGGCTCCATACTCTCTTTCAACAAGAACCGTCTTCGCCTTCTCCAATGGTACACTGAGCTTCTCCGTATCTCTCCGTCTCAAACCATCTTAGTTCCTCTCCTCGGCAACCGTCGCACCATCGTCACAGCAAACCCCGAGAACGTTGAATACATTCTCAAAACAAACTTCTTCAACTTCCCTAAAGGTAAACCGTTTACTGATCTTCTTGGTGATCTCCTCGGCGGAGGCATTTTCAACGTCGACGGTCACTCGTGGAGCTCGCAGCGTAAACTCGCTAGCCACGAGTTCTCGACTCGCTCGCTTAGGAGTTTCGCTTTTGAGGTTCTTAAAGATGAAGTGGAGAACCGTCTCGTCCCAGTGCTATCCGCGGCTGCTGATGTTGGGACGACCGTGGACTTGCAAGATGTTTTGAAACGTTTTGCTTTTGACGTTGTTTGTAAAGTCTCATTGGGTTGGGATCCGGATTGTTTGGATCTGACCCGAGCCGTGAATCCACTCGTGGAGGCTTTTGACACGGCGGCGGAGATTAGTGCTCGCCGTGCCACGGAGCCGGTTTACGCTGTTTGGAAAGTGAAGCGTGTGTTAAACGTGGGAAGCGAGAGGAGGTTGAAAGAAGCGATCAAGACCGTACACGTGTTGGTCTCTCAAATTGTCAGAGCTAAGAAGAAGAGTCTTGAGATCGGAACCGGAGAAGAAGCGAAGCAAGATCTTCTGTCGAGGTTTCTAGCCGCCGGCCATGACGGCGAAGCAGTGAGGGACATGGTTATTAGTTTTATCATGGCGGGAAGAGATACGACGTCAGCAGCTATGACGTGGCTGTTTTGGTTATTGACTGAGAACGATGACGTGGAGAGGAAGATTTTAGAAGAAGTGGACCCGTTGGTgagtttagggttagggtttgaggattTGAAAGAGATGAACTACACAAAGGCGTGTCTGTGTGAAGCCATGAGGCTTTATCCTCCAGTTTCGTGGGACTCTAAGCATGCTGCAAACGACGACGTTTTGCCTGACGGGACACGTCTCAAGAAAGGAGACAAAGTGACTTATTTCCCATACGGTATGGGGAGGATGGAGACGCTGTGGGAGAAGGATTCGGAAGAGTTTAAACCGAACCGGTGGTTTGATTATGAACCAGGGAGTACACAACCGGTTTTGAAACCCGTGAGTCCTTACAAATTTCCGGTTTTTCAAGCCGGTCCGAGGGTTTGTGTAGGGAAGGAGATGGCGTTTATGCAGATGAAATACGTCGTTGGTTCAGTTTTGAGTCGGTTTGAGATTGTGCCGGTTAACAAAGACCGGCCGGTTTTTGTTCCTCTTTTAACGGCTCATATGGCGGGTGGGCTCAAGGTGAAGATCAAGAGAAGAAGTCACATCCTTAACAGCGTTTAA